A portion of the Thermodesulfovibrionia bacterium genome contains these proteins:
- a CDS encoding DUF1343 domain-containing protein, translating into MTVRTGLDIFEKYWPKPLAGADVGLLVHPASVNMRLEHAASLFQRSRKVKLNTLFGPQHGIRGETQDNMIEWKGFKDEKTGIPVYSLYSDTRKPTPLMLKNVDALVVDIQDVGARYYTFIWTMELCMQACLEEGKSIVILDRPNPLGGSITEGSVLDINYTSFVGQRPLPVRHGMTVGEIAIYLKDKYYPQLDLHVIPMQNWKRTMDFDETGLPWVMPSPNMPTLDTAIVYPGMCLLEAANLSEGRGTTRPFEIFGAPFIDPDLLIKKLGEFKLPGVVFRPMYFQPTFQKHAGKLCGGAQIHVTNKNTFKPFKTGIAILKASHDLYPKQFKWKRPPYEYEKKKMPIDILAGTNRLRKDIEKGISLENMEKWWKEECISFNRSVRRKYLLYD; encoded by the coding sequence ATGACAGTAAGAACCGGGCTTGATATATTTGAGAAATACTGGCCGAAGCCGCTCGCTGGCGCCGATGTCGGACTGCTTGTGCATCCGGCATCTGTGAATATGAGGCTTGAACATGCCGCAAGCCTCTTCCAAAGATCACGCAAGGTGAAGTTAAATACCCTCTTCGGCCCCCAGCACGGGATACGCGGCGAGACACAGGACAACATGATCGAGTGGAAGGGGTTTAAGGATGAGAAGACCGGCATCCCTGTTTACAGCCTTTACAGCGATACCCGAAAGCCCACACCTTTGATGTTAAAGAATGTCGACGCTCTTGTAGTTGATATTCAGGATGTCGGCGCGCGATATTACACATTCATCTGGACGATGGAACTCTGTATGCAGGCATGCCTTGAAGAGGGTAAAAGTATTGTGATCCTTGACAGGCCGAATCCTCTGGGCGGCAGCATTACTGAAGGCTCTGTGCTGGATATTAATTACACATCCTTTGTCGGACAGCGTCCATTGCCTGTGCGCCACGGCATGACGGTAGGCGAGATTGCTATTTACCTTAAAGATAAATATTACCCTCAATTAGATCTTCATGTTATCCCTATGCAGAACTGGAAGAGAACGATGGACTTTGATGAAACAGGCCTTCCCTGGGTTATGCCGTCTCCGAATATGCCGACCCTTGATACGGCAATTGTATATCCCGGCATGTGCCTTCTTGAGGCTGCGAATCTGAGCGAAGGCCGCGGCACAACACGGCCTTTTGAGATATTTGGCGCGCCGTTCATTGATCCTGATCTGCTTATAAAAAAGCTTGGCGAGTTCAAATTGCCCGGTGTTGTCTTCAGGCCGATGTACTTTCAACCGACATTTCAAAAACACGCGGGCAAGTTATGCGGAGGCGCGCAGATACATGTTACAAATAAAAATACCTTTAAGCCGTTCAAGACAGGAATTGCGATACTGAAGGCATCGCATGACCTGTATCCAAAACAATTTAAATGGAAAAGGCCTCCGTACGAATATGAAAAGAAGAAGATGCCTATAGACATACTTGCCGGAACAAACAGGCTGCGCAAGGATATTGAGAAAGGCATCTCGCTTGAGAATATGGAAAAGTGGTGGAAAGAAGAGTGTATCAGCTTCAACAGAAGTGTAAGAAGAAAATATCTGCTATATGACTAA
- a CDS encoding ATP-binding protein: MRNINHIFERIENKKGDYFRYSFTHTENSALKTFFDISQELDDIEDFYDLCVAIPKSFFNLEACLYVIDPKLGFMRLVSKTEGLETELLSPVPEYLAPREYPYHTDSKSLVMTIRGKRSLIDQLPFHIEDDVLGLLQVFYDERIDQHGELFFVKYANRIGFNIHNRFLVDKNIEHLRFIRSLVADIEHNIIVPNMVYKLFLKGLRRKIEKNIEMEMSLAEKVFSGNMDSDWMENHLQELADVNQGLITELVNIEKHFKNLSLFIETLFRKSHFDEGQLTLRTKPCNIKKDVVQPQLERYIDQFKSMGISVDDRFSGIPDAETITVVDIGLIAQVYANLFSNAVKYTQEVTIDTGETKKYISYGWEIIHDFFGQGINGIKLNVFSTGPHIDEAERGRLFEDTFRGNNASDKPGTGHGLAFTKNAVEIHGGVVGYEPTRYGNNFYFILPK, from the coding sequence ATGAGAAATATCAACCACATATTTGAACGCATTGAGAACAAGAAAGGCGATTATTTCAGATATAGTTTCACACACACAGAGAATAGCGCCTTAAAGACATTCTTTGACATTTCTCAGGAGTTGGACGATATTGAGGATTTTTATGACTTATGCGTGGCCATCCCAAAAAGTTTCTTTAATCTGGAAGCCTGCCTTTACGTTATTGACCCTAAACTAGGCTTCATGAGGCTTGTCTCAAAGACAGAAGGCCTGGAAACCGAACTTCTATCGCCTGTTCCTGAATATTTAGCCCCGAGAGAATATCCCTACCACACTGACAGTAAAAGCCTGGTTATGACTATCCGTGGGAAGAGATCATTGATCGACCAGCTTCCTTTTCATATTGAGGATGATGTCCTCGGGCTGCTCCAGGTATTTTATGATGAGAGGATCGATCAGCACGGCGAGCTCTTTTTTGTGAAATATGCCAACCGCATCGGGTTCAATATTCACAACAGGTTTCTGGTTGACAAGAACATTGAACACCTGAGGTTCATCCGCTCGCTGGTTGCTGATATAGAACATAATATTATAGTTCCCAATATGGTGTATAAGCTCTTTCTTAAGGGGCTAAGAAGGAAGATAGAGAAGAACATAGAGATGGAGATGTCCCTTGCTGAAAAGGTATTTTCAGGCAATATGGATAGTGACTGGATGGAAAACCACCTGCAGGAACTTGCGGATGTAAATCAGGGCTTGATCACAGAACTTGTGAACATTGAAAAGCATTTCAAGAACCTGAGCCTCTTTATTGAGACGCTCTTTAGAAAGAGCCATTTTGACGAAGGGCAGCTGACGCTCCGGACAAAGCCCTGCAATATAAAGAAGGATGTTGTGCAGCCTCAGTTAGAGCGTTATATCGATCAGTTTAAGAGCATGGGCATCTCAGTAGATGACCGCTTCAGCGGCATACCTGACGCAGAGACCATAACTGTTGTGGATATAGGGCTCATAGCGCAGGTATATGCAAATCTCTTCTCCAATGCTGTCAAATACACGCAGGAAGTAACAATTGATACAGGGGAAACCAAGAAGTATATATCATACGGCTGGGAGATAATTCATGACTTCTTCGGGCAGGGAATAAACGGCATCAAGCTGAATGTATTCAGCACCGGCCCGCATATTGATGAGGCAGAGCGCGGGAGGCTATTTGAGGATACTTTCCGCGGAAACAATGCGTCTGACAAGCCCGGGACAGGCCATGGCCTGGCGTTTACAAAAAATGCCGTTGAGATACACGGCGGGGTAGTGGGTTACGAGCCCACCCGCTACGGGAATAATTTTTACTTTATTTTGCCGAAATAA
- a CDS encoding sugar phosphate nucleotidyltransferase: MTKINAFILAAGLGERLRPITNQIPKPLVPVLGRPILERVLERVSTLPIKKIGVNLHYQKDLIKNWIDGSLYSEKVTMFQEEMVLGTGGALKNAETLLSERTFLLHNSDIISDINLEELLRHHIDSGNLVTLAVHDCPEFNTVYVDKNGFVKRVGKPDKPDPEKWKRLAYTGISLYEPGFLKLLPSGASSLVDGWLNAIEKGHKVGTFDVSGSYWNDIGTPARYAEAIFQMLKKEGEMIYLHPSVSGCGDADIDGYVVIEDGATLGRGALLKNTIILSGGMAEDDSECEDYILGHGFKIALGSPASGDDTRELIGTGGSDRTYYRIRKHGKTSVLMECPIDDPDFERHIEYTRFFHKHSIPVPALREIFHEKKIAVFEDLGDTSLYNWLKCKREEEEIEKIYKKILAMLVLLHNDATKDIAGLPALASRVFDYKHFRWETGYFVERFIKGLKKIKVYDTAALGKEFHDLAVRSDSFPKTVIHRDFQSQNIMVTKGGVPRLIDYQGARMGPPAYDIASMLWDPYYRLDDGLRERLLKYYIDGMKTADAKFDVNIFKTSLNYSRLQRHMQALGAYGFLSVVKGKKYFLKHVPECVRLLKEDIELFEDEFPALYKLVNNL, translated from the coding sequence ATGACTAAGATCAACGCATTCATCCTCGCAGCAGGCCTTGGTGAAAGACTGAGGCCGATAACAAACCAGATACCCAAACCTCTTGTCCCTGTTTTAGGCAGACCGATCCTTGAAAGGGTGCTTGAGCGTGTCTCTACCTTACCCATAAAAAAGATAGGCGTGAACCTGCATTATCAAAAAGATCTTATTAAGAACTGGATCGATGGCTCTCTTTATTCTGAGAAGGTCACAATGTTTCAGGAAGAGATGGTTCTGGGCACAGGCGGGGCGCTTAAAAATGCCGAAACGCTGCTCAGCGAGAGAACCTTCCTCCTTCATAATTCAGACATCATTTCAGACATAAACCTTGAGGAATTACTGAGGCATCACATTGATTCAGGGAATCTTGTCACACTTGCAGTGCATGACTGTCCTGAATTCAATACTGTTTATGTAGATAAAAATGGATTTGTGAAACGTGTAGGCAAACCTGATAAGCCTGATCCTGAGAAGTGGAAACGGCTGGCATATACCGGCATCTCTCTTTATGAACCCGGTTTTCTCAAACTGCTTCCTTCAGGCGCATCAAGCCTTGTGGACGGATGGCTTAATGCGATTGAAAAAGGACACAAGGTCGGCACCTTTGATGTAAGCGGTTCATATTGGAATGATATAGGCACTCCTGCAAGATATGCCGAAGCGATCTTCCAGATGCTTAAAAAAGAAGGCGAGATGATATATCTGCATCCCTCTGTAAGCGGATGCGGTGACGCTGATATAGATGGTTATGTTGTGATAGAGGATGGAGCTACCTTGGGACGCGGTGCTCTGCTGAAAAACACCATCATCCTCTCCGGTGGTATGGCGGAAGATGATTCTGAGTGTGAAGACTATATTCTCGGCCATGGTTTTAAGATAGCCCTCGGCAGCCCCGCATCAGGTGACGATACCCGCGAACTTATCGGCACGGGCGGATCTGACAGGACATATTACAGGATACGAAAACACGGGAAGACATCAGTGCTGATGGAGTGCCCGATAGACGACCCTGATTTTGAAAGGCATATCGAATACACCCGCTTCTTTCACAAACATTCCATCCCCGTGCCTGCGCTCCGGGAGATCTTTCACGAAAAGAAGATAGCAGTATTTGAAGACCTCGGAGACACCTCGCTTTATAACTGGCTGAAATGCAAACGTGAAGAAGAAGAGATAGAGAAGATATACAAAAAGATACTTGCGATGCTCGTGCTGCTTCATAACGATGCGACAAAGGATATTGCAGGCCTTCCCGCACTCGCGTCAAGGGTCTTTGACTATAAACACTTCAGGTGGGAGACAGGATATTTTGTTGAACGATTCATTAAAGGCCTAAAAAAGATAAAGGTCTATGATACAGCCGCACTGGGTAAAGAATTTCATGACTTGGCAGTAAGGTCTGACTCTTTCCCAAAAACTGTGATACACCGTGATTTCCAGTCGCAGAATATCATGGTCACAAAGGGAGGCGTTCCAAGACTGATAGATTACCAGGGCGCAAGAATGGGGCCGCCTGCCTATGATATCGCGTCAATGCTTTGGGATCCTTATTATCGGCTTGATGATGGGTTAAGGGAGCGGCTGCTGAAATATTACATAGATGGTATGAAAACTGCGGACGCGAAGTTTGATGTGAATATTTTCAAGACAAGCTTGAATTACTCCCGTCTTCAAAGACATATGCAGGCGCTTGGAGCCTATGGTTTTCTCTCTGTTGTGAAAGGGAAGAAGTATTTTCTCAAGCATGTGCCTGAGTGCGTGAGGTTGCTGAAGGAAGATATTGAACTTTTTGAAGATGAATTTCCTGCGCTTTATAAACTCGTGAATAATTTATAA
- the tsaB gene encoding tRNA (adenosine(37)-N6)-threonylcarbamoyltransferase complex dimerization subunit type 1 TsaB: MVKLTLMKVLALETATKAGSIAIADEEAFIGEVKLDVSKAHAERVMDYIAWLLKSANVSINEIDAFAVSIGPGSFTGLRIGLSTIKGLAFSKKKPIVPVSTLDAMARRLPFSAYNICPMLDARKDEVYTALYKWENNTCMKIIPETAIEPVEFIKTIKGPTIFMGDGAIKYKDIISEILKADAFFPSSSFMSPSASSVAEIALEKLSAGIETDPISLTPFYIRKAEAEIRWKA; the protein is encoded by the coding sequence TTGGTTAAACTAACCCTCATGAAGGTTCTTGCGCTTGAGACAGCAACAAAGGCAGGCAGTATCGCTATTGCAGATGAAGAGGCATTTATCGGAGAGGTGAAGCTGGATGTCAGTAAAGCTCACGCTGAAAGAGTGATGGATTACATCGCATGGCTTCTGAAGAGTGCCAATGTTTCGATAAACGAGATAGATGCCTTTGCCGTATCCATCGGCCCCGGCTCCTTTACCGGCCTGAGGATAGGCCTCAGCACTATAAAAGGCCTCGCCTTCTCAAAAAAGAAACCGATCGTGCCGGTCTCAACTCTTGATGCTATGGCAAGAAGGCTTCCGTTCTCTGCTTATAATATATGCCCGATGCTTGACGCAAGAAAGGACGAGGTATATACAGCGCTCTACAAATGGGAAAACAACACCTGCATGAAGATCATACCTGAAACAGCCATAGAACCCGTGGAATTTATAAAAACAATAAAAGGCCCGACTATCTTCATGGGAGATGGAGCGATAAAATATAAAGACATCATTTCTGAAATTCTAAAAGCTGACGCCTTCTTTCCATCTTCATCCTTCATGTCGCCTTCTGCTTCGAGTGTCGCAGAGATAGCGCTCGAAAAATTAAGTGCCGGAATAGAGACCGACCCTATCAGTCTTACACCTTTCTATATAAGAAAAGCTGAGGCAGAGATACGTTGGAAAGCATGA
- the ccsB gene encoding c-type cytochrome biogenesis protein CcsB produces MSSTFFGISTGLYFIAMAVYFSYVGFRKPGIAVAASGITMLGFLSQTIALALRWRDSFNFWTGGVPDSGTIESVLRSAPLRNLYESLIFFVWALIAMHLLTEFKYKNRSLGAFVLPVAALALAFIDVSGMSTEIEPLVPALQSNWLLFHVFLSFIGYAAFGVSFGAATAYLIMITDSRNEIPYIFGSVVIGIFLVVLIAMGIDYVNLSSVQRGQMLQSYFLTATFKSTSGFMMALSWVVGTIFIAAVWRFGLGLKKVLGGLDLSVNMLDDMTYKSIAVGFPLFTIGGVIMGAIWANSAWGTYWSWDPKETWSLITWFVYAVYLHARLVAGWRGKKAAVLAIIGFVAVIFTYLGVNLVLSGLHSYGSS; encoded by the coding sequence ATGAGCAGCACTTTCTTTGGAATATCAACGGGATTATATTTTATAGCCATGGCTGTTTATTTCAGCTATGTCGGTTTCAGAAAACCAGGTATAGCTGTTGCAGCCAGCGGCATTACCATGCTGGGTTTTTTAAGCCAAACCATTGCCTTGGCTCTAAGGTGGCGTGATTCCTTTAACTTCTGGACAGGTGGAGTGCCTGACTCAGGAACGATCGAGTCTGTTTTAAGAAGTGCCCCATTGAGGAATCTTTATGAGTCGCTTATCTTCTTTGTATGGGCGTTGATAGCCATGCACCTGCTGACCGAGTTTAAATACAAGAACCGCTCTCTCGGCGCTTTTGTCCTTCCTGTTGCAGCTCTTGCGCTTGCGTTCATAGATGTATCCGGAATGTCCACAGAGATCGAGCCTCTTGTGCCTGCGCTTCAGTCAAACTGGCTCCTCTTCCATGTCTTTTTGAGCTTCATAGGCTATGCTGCTTTCGGCGTCTCTTTCGGCGCTGCTACAGCGTACCTTATCATGATAACTGATTCCAGGAATGAGATACCCTATATCTTCGGCAGCGTTGTCATAGGGATATTTCTCGTTGTGCTTATTGCCATGGGCATTGACTATGTGAACCTTTCATCTGTACAGCGCGGGCAAATGCTGCAGAGCTATTTCCTTACAGCCACATTCAAGAGCACATCCGGATTCATGATGGCATTAAGCTGGGTTGTAGGGACAATATTTATTGCGGCAGTATGGAGGTTCGGACTCGGGCTTAAGAAGGTTTTAGGAGGCCTTGACCTCAGTGTCAACATGCTTGATGACATGACTTATAAGAGCATCGCTGTAGGTTTCCCTCTCTTCACGATCGGCGGGGTCATAATGGGCGCGATCTGGGCGAACAGCGCATGGGGAACATACTGGAGCTGGGACCCGAAAGAGACCTGGTCTCTCATAACATGGTTTGTCTACGCAGTCTATCTCCACGCCCGCCTCGTCGCAGGCTGGAGAGGCAAGAAGGCCGCAGTACTCGCCATCATCGGCTTTGTAGCTGTTATCTTCACCTATCTCGGCGTTAACCTCGTACTCTCAGGACTTCATTCATACGGAAGTTCATAA
- a CDS encoding cytochrome c biogenesis protein ResB — MKEQESGLLQKIWNFCASIKLAIVVLLLLAITSIVGTVLPQEDAKAIQFLAKVVGDNTAPTLYNIFVTLDFMDMYHAWWFKLLLFVFCINLIVCSLDKLPRVWHIIQTPLHPLEEHVIKNLQIKKELKVKASIQVARDEFLNTLKSKKYQPLEATEGDSVQMYSQKGRYTRLGVYIVHLSILLIFVGALVGAQFGFDGYLNLPEGSSSGSIYTFDGKTIPLDFMVKCNWYNTTYYEGSYRPQEFQSELVVIEDGKEVLTKAIEVNDPLTYKGITFYQSNYGSALQMYPNISYYPSSFGKIPIGLGAFILNMTPEGGQPQTIRLQYGESFQIPGTGIKGTIADFSPALSRDPGTNILYTFDDQMMEPAIAIQIEEPGKAPYTGWFLQRHPETWLLDGGHSIEFVEYWGMEYTGLQVSKDPGVWIIYLACIIMSLGLYVTFFMSNKKIWVRLVNEKNSVSILIGGSATKNRLSFEQEIESILSKTSEAIEARSTK, encoded by the coding sequence TTGAAAGAGCAGGAATCAGGCCTATTACAGAAAATCTGGAACTTTTGCGCTTCTATTAAGCTTGCCATAGTAGTTCTGCTGCTGCTTGCCATAACCTCGATCGTCGGGACCGTTTTACCTCAGGAGGATGCCAAGGCCATCCAGTTTCTGGCGAAGGTAGTCGGGGACAATACAGCGCCAACCCTTTATAATATTTTTGTTACGCTCGACTTTATGGACATGTACCACGCATGGTGGTTCAAGCTTCTCCTTTTTGTCTTCTGCATAAACCTTATAGTATGCTCGCTCGATAAACTGCCAAGGGTATGGCATATAATCCAGACCCCTCTCCATCCGCTTGAGGAACATGTAATAAAGAACCTACAGATAAAGAAAGAACTCAAGGTTAAGGCGAGCATTCAGGTTGCAAGAGATGAGTTCCTGAACACCCTGAAATCAAAGAAGTACCAGCCTCTTGAAGCAACCGAGGGTGATTCAGTCCAGATGTATTCACAGAAAGGAAGATATACCCGCCTTGGAGTATATATTGTGCATTTGAGCATCCTCCTTATTTTTGTCGGCGCCCTGGTCGGCGCTCAATTCGGGTTTGACGGATACCTGAACCTTCCCGAGGGCAGCTCATCAGGTTCAATATATACTTTTGACGGGAAGACGATACCTTTGGATTTTATGGTCAAATGCAACTGGTATAACACAACCTATTATGAGGGAAGCTACAGGCCGCAGGAATTTCAAAGCGAGCTGGTTGTCATAGAAGACGGCAAGGAAGTCCTGACAAAGGCTATTGAGGTCAATGACCCGCTTACATATAAAGGGATCACATTTTATCAGTCCAACTATGGAAGCGCCCTGCAGATGTACCCGAACATCTCTTATTATCCGTCCAGCTTCGGCAAGATACCCATCGGATTGGGTGCGTTCATTCTTAATATGACCCCCGAAGGAGGCCAGCCGCAGACCATCAGGCTTCAATACGGTGAGTCTTTTCAGATCCCGGGCACAGGGATAAAAGGTACTATTGCAGACTTTTCACCTGCTCTCAGCCGTGACCCTGGTACCAATATATTATATACATTTGATGATCAGATGATGGAGCCTGCGATCGCAATTCAGATCGAGGAACCGGGCAAGGCTCCATATACCGGCTGGTTCCTTCAGCGCCATCCTGAGACATGGCTCCTGGACGGAGGGCACAGTATCGAGTTTGTGGAATACTGGGGCATGGAGTATACAGGGCTTCAGGTCTCAAAGGACCCGGGAGTATGGATTATTTATTTAGCATGTATTATTATGAGCTTAGGCCTTTATGTCACATTCTTTATGAGCAATAAAAAGATATGGGTCAGGCTCGTAAACGAAAAGAATTCCGTCAGTATCCTGATCGGGGGTTCTGCCACAAAGAACAGGCTCTCTTTTGAGCAGGAGATAGAAAGCATATTATCTAAGACCTCTGAAGCGATCGAGGCAAGGAGCACAAAATGA
- the rimI gene encoding ribosomal protein S18-alanine N-acetyltransferase: MIIRDMDFADLDEVYSIEQESFTTPWSMASFEYELMEEDAILKVAVIDDHIAGYICMRTIADITHILNLAVTPAFRRENIASILLNSALDELRHTQEDVDYITLEVRESSPAVRLYEKHGFKAIGRRKHYYHKPVEDAILMGLEMEELQ; this comes from the coding sequence ATGATCATCAGAGACATGGACTTTGCCGACCTGGACGAGGTTTACAGCATAGAGCAGGAATCCTTCACCACACCGTGGAGCATGGCATCTTTCGAGTACGAGCTGATGGAGGAAGATGCTATCTTAAAGGTAGCTGTCATTGATGACCATATCGCCGGATATATATGCATGCGGACCATTGCAGATATCACGCATATACTGAACCTTGCCGTGACGCCTGCGTTTAGGAGAGAGAACATCGCAAGCATACTTCTTAACAGCGCTTTAGATGAACTGCGGCATACACAGGAAGATGTAGATTATATAACATTAGAAGTGAGGGAATCATCTCCTGCCGTAAGGCTTTATGAAAAACACGGTTTTAAAGCTATAGGAAGAAGGAAACACTATTACCATAAACCGGTTGAAGACGCGATCCTGATGGGTCTTGAAATGGAAGAACTGCAATAA
- the glgP gene encoding alpha-glucan family phosphorylase: MSLLEKHITEPKIAYFSMEIGIRDEIPTYSGGLGVLAGDTVKSSADLKLPFVAVTLISRKGYFRQELDSSGRQTEYPAVWEPSDLLVNTGEKVTVQIEGRDVRIGSWVYFVNSPTGGIVPVIYLDTDLPENSTDDRTLTDHLYGGGDSYRIKQEVILGIGGVRMLWKLGFKIKKYHMNEGHAAFLTLELLQEYKKDIESVWDESQIWDIKTVKELCVFTTHTPLEAGHDKFSYELYDSVFGSYFPTKMLKQLAGEKNVNMTLLGFNLSNYVNGVAKKHGEVSQGMFPGYHINAITNGVHSFTWTCESMKKIFDKYLTGWANEPEIFVRVGSIPDEEIWAAHSEAKKKLIDFVNSVSGAGMDHETLTIGFARRATAYKRADLLFSDLKRLEDIGSGKIQIIYAGKAHPKDNVGKELIQGIFSSIEKLKGKIKIAFVQNYNMEIALKLVSGVDVWLNTPLRPLEASGTSGMKAAHNGVLNFSVLDGWWIEGHIEGFTGWAIGPAPTGIGPENNINKIDADDLYYKLEKIIIPTYYNDRKTWIRMMQNAIGKNAYYFNSHRMMRRYVTEAYIR; this comes from the coding sequence ATGTCACTGCTGGAAAAACATATAACTGAACCGAAGATAGCCTATTTTTCAATGGAGATAGGCATAAGGGATGAGATACCCACATATTCCGGCGGGCTCGGTGTTCTTGCAGGCGATACGGTCAAGTCGTCTGCTGACCTTAAACTTCCCTTTGTCGCGGTCACGCTTATAAGCAGAAAAGGGTATTTCCGCCAGGAACTCGACAGCAGCGGCCGTCAGACAGAGTACCCTGCCGTATGGGAGCCGTCAGACCTTCTGGTCAATACCGGGGAGAAGGTTACTGTTCAGATCGAAGGACGGGATGTCCGCATAGGGTCATGGGTATATTTTGTGAACAGCCCTACAGGCGGCATCGTCCCTGTGATATATCTTGATACAGACCTGCCTGAGAACAGCACGGATGACAGGACATTGACCGACCATCTCTATGGCGGCGGGGACAGCTACAGGATAAAGCAGGAGGTGATCCTCGGGATCGGCGGGGTCAGGATGCTGTGGAAACTGGGATTTAAGATAAAGAAGTATCACATGAATGAAGGCCACGCGGCATTTCTGACGCTTGAACTGCTGCAGGAATATAAAAAAGATATAGAATCGGTATGGGACGAATCACAGATCTGGGATATTAAAACAGTAAAAGAGTTGTGCGTTTTTACAACACATACGCCTTTGGAAGCAGGCCATGACAAGTTCTCTTATGAGCTTTACGATAGTGTGTTCGGCAGCTATTTCCCGACAAAGATGCTTAAACAACTTGCCGGTGAGAAGAATGTGAATATGACGCTTCTCGGCTTTAATCTGAGCAATTATGTAAACGGGGTTGCCAAGAAGCACGGTGAGGTCTCACAGGGGATGTTCCCGGGTTATCATATAAACGCCATAACGAACGGCGTGCATTCTTTCACGTGGACATGTGAGAGCATGAAGAAGATATTTGACAAGTACCTGACCGGCTGGGCAAATGAGCCTGAGATATTTGTCAGGGTAGGCTCCATACCTGATGAAGAGATCTGGGCCGCGCACTCCGAAGCGAAGAAAAAGCTTATTGATTTTGTTAATTCTGTTTCAGGCGCCGGCATGGACCATGAAACTCTCACAATAGGGTTTGCAAGAAGGGCCACCGCGTATAAAAGGGCTGACCTCTTATTCTCTGACTTGAAACGGCTTGAAGATATCGGCTCCGGCAAGATACAGATCATCTATGCAGGCAAGGCCCACCCGAAGGATAATGTCGGCAAGGAATTGATCCAGGGGATATTTTCTTCCATAGAGAAGCTGAAGGGCAAGATAAAGATAGCGTTTGTTCAGAACTATAATATGGAGATAGCGCTCAAGCTTGTCTCAGGGGTTGATGTATGGCTGAATACTCCGCTAAGGCCGCTTGAGGCATCCGGCACGAGCGGGATGAAGGCGGCTCACAACGGGGTCCTGAACTTCAGCGTCCTTGACGGCTGGTGGATAGAAGGCCATATAGAGGGATTTACCGGCTGGGCGATCGGCCCCGCTCCGACCGGAATCGGCCCGGAGAACAACATAAACAAGATAGATGCGGATGATCTTTATTATAAACTCGAAAAGATCATCATCCCTACTTATTATAACGACCGCAAGACATGGATAAGGATGATGCAGAACGCGATAGGCAAAAATGCCTACTACTTTAACAGCCACCGCATGATGAGAAGGTATGTGACAGAGGCTTATATAAGATAG